From Larus michahellis chromosome 5, bLarMic1.1, whole genome shotgun sequence, the proteins below share one genomic window:
- the FHDC1 gene encoding FH2 domain-containing protein 1 codes for MHVMNCLSLVNDKENGAIPVATGLMNEDTTTASQLSQSAAPPPPPPCPLAGAPPAPPLPPGMPPPPPPPPPLPGPNIPLPPQLINGHDNHSKKKRMRSFFWKTIPEEQVRGKTNIWTIAARPQYQIDTKKIEELFGQQEETKPQDPRSRSLKSSFKETKEEVSILDAKRSMNIGIFLKQFKKSAESIIEDIYHGRSEPYGSELLHEFLKLLPEAEEVKKLKAFDGDVSKLSQADSFMYLLIQVPNYALRIEAMVLEREFSPSCASLQDDMKIIRRATKELMTCEELHSILHLVLQAGNIMNAGGYAGNAVGFKLSSLLKLADTKANKPGMSLLHFVALEAQKKDAALLNFSEKIRDVHDAARLSIDNIETELHSLSFKARSVKDSIRRDPKLFHQMESFLQFAIRHLKELEHQKRELQKEGNALIDFFCEDKETMKLDECFQIFRDFCIRFDKAVKENREREIQELHSLQRRKELEEKRRSWAAGELGSFGRSSSENDVEMLAKKGLEEFLPFLQQRPQSPSYRNPNSRRSRLSLGITADRELQSFLEISKDEDPNKFNSLPRANTRQARPNVAWTESKETRDLNLNTLHLHQQSETKVKSGGLLQVPPAQPGHFSGSTGPGARYSQRSTDYNMHASNVSCEESTDINALALAIEERELVKGLRKFDIQGAKPVEDTPLIYLEDAGGTDLETLDDLSFHSLSTADDDLPPACRNSREAHDHKAKAVGCKSEASEPSTSSPMSMDTSVSGSREEGPMFYVSDTTTDCSLTLDSEEGNDFKSAGNDIRSEAGKARSSGNDGQYRARTFFSNLNSSSAKDLSLHTSANDKDDANSKHALPKEKPVKNKDPPGPKRNSLKDRSPSSSKSSGTRPSHTAPSRPVRTLNASENESMRKVVPISRSNRAPSSVKKPEAKPAFRETSTVESRLSRRSSVRGTTDTLPRSPYRHSMSVEEPKLQRGTVTSSSAHFERDRVSLKKPSSKPVRSNVKSKADEMKMCRSSVKPQTPTDDTKVATVSVPKTPSAVPNFARNTVASSSKRAKVDLSSSSRPPTITRSVSQRLPKGKPAATSDDPGPKENSVSTLKRANSARVVGRSILQGEAVSTKVEPAPKEQETVEKASLKLKDANRTTIGKILKPLLK; via the exons ATGCATGTTATGAATTGTCTCTCCTTGGTCAATGATAAAGAAAATGGGGCTATTCCAGTTGCAACAGGATTAATGAACGAGGATACGACAACAGCATCTCAACTTTCTCAgtctgcagcaccaccaccccctcCGCCATGTCCCCTCGcaggggcacccccagcccctccgctccccccggggatgccgcccccaccaccaccccctccgCCACTGCCTGGGCCAAACATACCTCTGCCTCCTCAACTGATAAATGGGCATGacaaccacagcaaaaaaaaacgAATGCGGAGCTTTTTCTGGAAAACTATCCCTGAAGAACAAGTCCGCGGTAAAACCAATATCTGGACGATTGCTGCAAGACCGCAGTATCAGATTGATACAAAGAAAATTGAGGAACTTTTTGGGCAGCAGGAAGAAACCAAGCCTCAGGACCCCAGAAGTCGATCTTTAAAGTCCTCATTCAAAGAGACTAAAGAGGAG gtttCCATTTTGGATGCAAAAAGAAGCATGAACATTGGGATATTTCTCAAACAATTCAAAAA GTCTGCTGAATCCATCATTGAAGATATTTATCATGGAAGAAGTGAGCCCTATGGTTCTGAACTGCTGCATGAATTTCTTAAATTATTACCAGAGGCAGAGGAG gtaaagaaattaaaagccttTGATGGAGATGTATCAAAACTGTCTCAAGCTGATTCCTTCATGTATTTACTAATCCAGGTGCCAAA CTATGCTCTTAGGATTGAAGCCATGGTGTTAGAGAGGGAGTTCTCACCCTCCTGTGCTTCTCTACAGGATGACATGAAAATTATAAGACGGGCAACAAAAG AGTTAATGACTTGTGAGGAACTGCATTCCATATTGCACTTGGTCCTTCAGGCTGGGAATATTATGAATGCG GGAGGTTATGCTGGCAATGCTGTTGGATTTAAACTGTCGTCGCTGCTTAAGCTGGCggacacaaaagcaaacaaacctggGATGAGTCTGCTGCATTTTGTTGCTCTG GAAGCCCAAAAGAAAGATGCTGCTCTTCtcaacttttcagaaaaaattaGGGATGTTCATGATGCTGCCAG GTTATCCATTGATAATATAGAAACAGAGCTCCACTCACTGTCTTTCAAGGCAAGATCCGTTAAAGACAGCATTCGGCGTGACCCAAAACTCTTTCACCAGATGGAAAGCTTTCTCCAG TTTGCTATAAGACATCTAAAGGAGCTTGAACACCAGAAACGAGAATTACAAAAGGAGGGAAATGCTCTCATTGACTTTTTCTGTGAAGACAAAGAAACTATGAAGTTGGATGAATGTTTCCAGATATTTAGGGATTTCTGCATAAGATTTGACAAGGCTGTTAAG GAAAATAGGGAACGAGAGATCCAGGAACTTCATAGTCTGCAAAGGCgaaaggagctggaggagaagcgTCGATCCTGGGCAGCTGGAGAGCTTGGGAGCTTTGGGCGGAGCAGCAGTGAAAACGATGTGGAGATGTTGGCCAAAAAAGGActtgaagaatttcttcccttCTTGCAGCAGAGACCTCAAAGCCCTTCATACAGAAACCCGAATTCTAGACGCTCCCGACTTTCTCTGGGGATTACTGCAGACAGAGAGTTGCAGAGTTTCCTGGAAATCTCAAAAGATGAGGATCCAAACAAGTTTAACAGCCTTCCCCGTGCAAACACCCGACAAGCAAGACCCAACGTAGCCTGGACTGAATCCAAAGAAACGAGAGATCTCAACTTAAATACCTTGCACTTACACCAACAGTCTGAAACCAAAGTGAAAAGTGGTGGCCTACTGCAGGTGCCTCCAGCTCAGCCCGGTCATTTCAGTGGCTCAACAGGTCCTGGTGCCCGTTACTCACAGAGAAGCACTGACTACAACATGCACGCTTCCAACGTGTCCTGTGAGGAGTCCACAGATATAAATGCTCTGGCCCTTGCAATTGAGGAGCGTGAACTTGTTAAAGGATTACGTAAGTTTGATATTCAAGGAGCAAAGCCTGTGGAGGATACACCTTTAATATATTTAGAGGATGCTGGTGGAACAGACTTGGAGACTTTAGATGATCTAAGCTTTCATTCCCTTAGCACTGCCGATGATGACCTGCCTCCAGCTTGCAGAAATTCCAGAGAGGCTCATGACCATAAAGCCAAGGCAGTGGGTTGCAAGAGTGAAGCTTcagagcccagcaccagcagccccatgtCTATGGATACAAGTGTTTCGGGAAGTAGGGAAGAGGGGCCGATGTTCTATGTGTCAGATACGACGACTGATTGTTCTTTGACATTGGACTCTGAAGAGGGAAATGATTTTAAATCAGCAGGCAATGACATAAGAAGTGAGGCTGGCAAAGCACGCTCTTCTGGAAATGATGGTCAATACAGGGCTAGAACATTCTTCTCAAACCTGAATTCTTCTTCTGCCAAGGATCTGTCTCTTCACACTTCTGCAAATGATAAGGATGATGCCAATAGCAAGCATGCCCTTCCTAAAGAAAAGCCTGTAAAAAATAAAGACCCACCAGGACCAAAGAGAAACTCTCTAAAAGATAGATCTCCAAGCTCCTCAAAATCCAGTGGCACTCGCCCTAGCCACACAGCTCCTTCCAGACCTGTAAGAACTTTGAACGCCTCTGAGAATGAAAGTATGAGGAAAGTGGTGCCTATTTCTCGGTCAAACAGAGCACCAAGCAGCGTGAAAAAGCCAGAAGCCAAGCCGGCATTTCGTGAAACTAGTACAGTGGAAAGTCGGCTGTCCCGTCGCAGCTCTGTCCGAGGCACAACAGACACGCTGCCAAGAAGTCCTTACAGGCATAGCATGTCAGTAGAAGAGCCAAAGTTACAAAGGGGCACTGTCACCTCGAGCAGTGCTCATTTTGAAAGGGACAGAGTCTCTCTCAAGAAGCCAAGCTCTAAACCTGTTAGGAGTAATGTCAAATCAAAGGCAGACGAAATGAAGATGTGTCGCTCCAGTGTAAAACCCCAGACCCCTACAGATGACACCAAGGTTGCCACAGTCAGTGTTCCCAAAACACCATCCGCTGTCCCAAACTTTGCGAGGAATACAGTGGCTTCTTCTTCAAAGCGTGCAAAAGTGGATCTATCCAGCTCTTCCAGACCTCCAACCATCACAAGGTCTGTGTCCCAGAGGCTGCCTAAAGGGAAGCCAGCAGCGACCTCTGATGATCCAGGTCCAAAGGAGAACAGTGTGAGTACCTTGAAGAGAGCAAATAGTGCCAGAGTGGTTGGAAGAAGCATCCTGCAGGGAGAAGCTGTCAGCACTAAAGTGGAGCCTGCACCAAAGGAGCAGGAAACAGTAGAAAAGGCCTCACTTAAACTGAAAGATGCAAACCGGACCACAATTGGTAAAATACTGAAGCCGTTACTGAAATAA